The following are encoded together in the Chanodichthys erythropterus isolate Z2021 chromosome 16, ASM2448905v1, whole genome shotgun sequence genome:
- the LOC137002514 gene encoding gastrula zinc finger protein XlCGF7.1-like, with the protein MFISELMDVKVESQELNEAEKKHQYYRPRRFKTGQESFNGSQTGKNLSQKRSKNSFTCPQCGKSFTQKGHLKAHIRIHTGEKPFTCQHCGKSFTQKGNLKDHVRIHTGEKPFTCHQCGMSFTYKRSLNDHIGIHTGESPFTCSQCGNSFTHKGDLKRHRRIHTGERPFSCHLCQKSFTRKEHLKTHTRIHSEENPYVCPQCGKSFKHLSNIRRHLTIHSEIK; encoded by the coding sequence ATGTTTATTTCAGAGCTGATGGATGTCAAAGTGGAAAGTCAAGAACTGAATGAAGCTGAGAAGAAACATCAGTATTACAGGCCTCGCAGATTCAAAACTGGACAAGAGTCTTTTAATGGCTCACAGACAGGAAAGAATTTGTCACAAAAAAGATCCAAAAATTCTTTTACCTGCcctcaatgtggaaagagtttcacacaaaaaggTCACCTTAAGGCTCACataagaattcacactggagagaagccgtttaCTTGCCAGcattgtggaaagagtttcacacaaaaaggaaaccttaagGATCACGTacgaattcacactggagagaagccattcacatGTCATCAGTGTGGAATGAGTTTTACATATAAAAGAAGCCTCAATGATCACATtggaattcacactggagagagtcCTTTCacatgctctcagtgtggaaataGTTTCACACATAAAGGTGACCTTAAGAGACACAgaagaattcacactggagagaggccTTTCAGTTGTCACCTGTGTCAAAAGAGTTTCACTCGTAAAGAACATCTTAAAACTCACACAAGGATTCACTCCGAAGAGAACCCTTACGtatgccctcagtgtggaaagagtttcaaacaTCTAAGTAACATAAGAAGACATTTGACAATTCATTCAGAAATTAAATGA